In Pyrus communis chromosome 8, drPyrComm1.1, whole genome shotgun sequence, one genomic interval encodes:
- the LOC137743691 gene encoding protein GRAVITROPIC IN THE LIGHT 1-like yields MAGKASNFSDLIQRVAASCLLHPLAAGRYDSCDSPVNRRAGDEEDEMYEHEAGDKHDGKEEDEDDEVIDGGGLGVTVGEDRGSTKAKEVVEMEMAMREVFDAVAAMKKAYVSLQEAHIPWDPEKLRAADAAVVGELRKIGVLRERFRRRRCSGGGERVMAGSMLREVVAPYEAAVDELKREVKSREVEIQNLKEKLNGAVNGSHSKKGKSVSRRKVGCITLAEVAVSPAPELFEATMSQVREASKSFTSLLLSLMRAAHWDIAAAVRSIEAATATTGGINTTSSVIATQNGNAKYALQSYISRKLFQGFDHETFYMDGSLSSLLNPDQHRRDCFARYRDFKAMDPTELLGILPTCQFGKFCSTKYLAVVHPKMEESLFGDLEQRRHVVEGGHPRSEFYGEFLGLAKAVWLLHLLAFSLDPPPSQFEASRGAEFHPGYMESVVTFAGGRVPAGQVVGFPVCPGFKLGNGSVIKARVYLINRN; encoded by the exons ATGGCGGGAAAGGCTTCGAATTTCTCGGATCTGATTCAGCGAGTGGCGGCTTCTTGCTTGCTCCATCCACTCGCCGCCGGCCGCTACGATTCCTGTGATTCACCTGTGAATCGACGCGCCGGCGATGAGGAGGACGAAATGTACGAGCACGAAGCCGGCGACAAGCACGACGGAAAGGAGGAAGACGAAGACGATGAAGTGATTGACGGGGGAGGTTTAGGGGTAACGGTTGGGGAGGATCGGGGGTCGACGAAGGCGAAGGAGGTGGTGGAGATGGAGATGGCAATGAGGGAGGTGTTCGACGCCGTTGCAGCGATGAAGAAGGCGTACGTCAGCCTCCAAGAGGCCCACATCCCGTGGGACCCGGAGAAGCTCAGGGCAGCTGACGCGGCGGTGGTCGGTGAGCTGAGAAAAATTGGGGTACTGAGAGAGAGGTTCCGAAGAAGGCGTTGTAGCGGCGGCGGAGAGCGAGTAATGGCGGGGAGTATGTTGAGAGAGGTGGTGGCTCCGTACGAAGCGGCAGTGGACGAGCTGAAGAGAGAGGTGAAGTCCAGAGAGGTCGAGATCCAGAACCTCAAGGAGAAGCTAAACGGCGCCGTTAACGGGTCCCACTCGAAGAAGGGCAAGTCCGTGTCCAGAAGAAAAGTCGGCTGCATCACTCTAGCCGAAG TTGCAGTATCTCCGGCGCCGGAGCTGTTCGAGGCGACGATGAGCCAAGTGAGAGAGGCATCCAAGTCGTTCACGTCGCTGCTCCTCTCCCTCATGCGCGCGGCCCACTGGGACATCGCCGCCGCTGTGCGATCAATCGAAgccgccaccgccaccaccgGCGGGATCAACACGACGTCATCGGTCATCGCAACGCAGAACGGCAACGCCAAGTACGCGCTGCAGTCCTACATTTCGCGGAAGCTCTTCCAGGGCTTCGATCACGAGACGTTCTACATGGACGGCAGCCTCTCGTCGCTGCTCAACCCGGACCAGCACCGCCGCGACTGCTTCGCCCGGTACCGCGACTTCAAGGCCATGGACCCCACCGAGCTGCTCGGGATCCTGCCCACGTGTCAGTTCGGGAAGTTCTGCTCCACCAAGTACCTGGCCGTCGTCCATCCTAAGATGGAGGAGTCGTTGTTCGGGGACTTGGAGCAGAGACGACATGTCGTAGAAGGGGGGCACCCGAGGAGCGAGTTTTACGGGGAGTTTCTGGGTCTGGCGAAAGCGGTGTGGCTGCTGCACTTGCTGGCGTTTTCGCTCGACCCGCCGCCGAGTCAGTTCGAGGCGAGTCGAGGGGCGGAGTTTCATCCGGGTTATATGGAGAGTGTTGTGACGTTTGCGGGCGGGCGGGTTCCGGCGGGTCAGGTTGTCGGGTTTCCGGTGTGTCCCGGGTTTAAGCTTGGGAATGGATCAGTTATTAAGGCTAGGGTTTATCTGATAAATAGGAATTAA
- the LOC137742771 gene encoding mitochondrial uncoupling protein 2-like — MADLSPRSEISFLQTFLCSAFAACFAEFCTIPLDTAKVRLQLQKKAVPGDGAGTPNYRGLLGTMATIAREEGLAALWNGIIPGLQRQCIYGGLRIGLYDPVKIFLIGSAFIGDFPIFHKILAALLTGALAIIVANPTDLVKVRLQAEGKLPAGVPKRYTGSLDAYSTIVRQEGLGALWTGLGPNVARNAIINAAELASYDQVKETILKIPGSTDNILTHLLAGLGAGFFAVSIGSPVDVVKSRMMGDSTYKNTFDCFVKTLKYEGFLAFYKGFLPNFSRLGSWNVVMFLVLEQAKNVFRV; from the exons ATGGCAGATCTCAGCCCCAGGTCTGAGATCTCCTTCTTGCAAACTTTCCTCTGCAGTGCTTTCGCTGCCTGCTTCGCTGAG TTTTGTACCATTCCTTTAGACACCGCTAAAGTCAGGCTCCAGCTACAAAAGAAAGCAGTCCCAGGGGATGGAGCTGGCACACCAAACTATAGAGGCCTTTTGGGTACTATGGCTACAATCGCTAGGGAAGAAGGCTTAGCAGCACTTTGGAATGGCATAATTCCAGGATTACAGCGCCAATGTATTTACGGAGGCTTGAGAATTGGATTATATGATCCT GTCAAAATTTTCCTTATTGGCAGTGCTTTTATTGGAGATTTTCCTATATTCCACAAAATACTTGCAGCTCTATTGACTG GTGCTCTGGCAATCATAGTGGCTAATCCAACTGACCTTGTGAAGGTTCGACTTCAAGCTGAAGGAAAATTACCAGCTGGAGTTCCTAAGCGATATACTGGATCCTTAGATGCTTATTCTACTATAGTTAGACAG GAAGGATTAGGGGCCCTTTGGACTGGGCTAGGGCCAAATGTAGCACGGAATGCTATTATAAATGCTGCTGAACTAGCCAGTTATGATCAAGTGAAGGAG ACAATTTTGAAAATTCCAGGGTCCACAGACAATATTTTAACTCATCTCCTAGCTGGTCTGGGTGCCGGCTTCTTTGCAGTTTCTATTGGCTCTCCTGTTGATGTG GTGAAATCTCGAATGATGGGAGATTCAACTTACAAAAACACCTTTGATTGCTTTGTCAAAACTTTGAAGTACGAG GGATTTTTGGCCTTCTATAAGGGGTTCCTCCCAAACTTCAGTCGGCTAGGATCTTGGAATGTGGTTATGTTTCTAGTGCTAGAGCAA GCGAAGAACGTTTTCCGGGTATGA
- the LOC137742572 gene encoding proliferating cell nuclear antigen-like, which yields MLELRLVQGSLLKKLLESIKDLVNDANFDCSSSGFSLQAMDSSHVALVALLLRSEGFEHYRCDRNISMGMNLGNMSKMLKCAGNDDIITIKADDGSDTVTFMFESPTQDKISDFEMKLMDIDSEHLGIPEAEYQSIVTMPSAEFARICKDLSGIGDTVVISVTKEGVKFSTRGDIGTANIVCRQNTTVDKPEEATVINMSEPVSLTFALRYMNSFTKATTLSNTVTISLSSELPVVVEYKIAEMGYIRFYLAPKIEEDDEGETKPEV from the exons ATGTTGGAGCTCCGACTGGTGCAGGGGTCGCTGCTGAAGAAGTTGCTGGAGTCCATCAAGGACCTGGTGAACGATGCCAACTTCGACTGCTCCTCCTCCGGCTTCTCCCTCCAGGCCATGGACTCCAGCCACGTGGCGCTCGTCGCCCTCCTCCTCAGATCCGAGGGCTTCGAGCACTACCGCTGCGACCGCAACATCTCCATGGGCATGAACCTCGGCAACATGTCCAAGATGCTCAAGTGCGCCGGAAATGATGACATCATAACCATCAAGGCCGACGATGGCAGTGACACGGTCACCTTCATGTTCGAAAGCCCCA CACAAGATAAAATTTCTGATTTTGAGATGAAGCTGATGGATATTGATAGCGAGCACCTAGGAATTCCGGAGGCAGAATACCAGTCTATTGTGACGATGCCCTCAGCTGAGTTTGCTAGGATATGCAAGGATCTCAGTGGCATTGGTGACACAG TTGTGATATCTGTGACCAAGGAAGGTGTGAAGTTCTCCACAAGAGGGGATATAGGCACTGCTAACATTGTCTGTAGGCAGAACACTACAGTTGACAAG CCCGAAGAAGCAACGGTCATAAACATGAGCGAGCCAGTGTCGTTGACATTCGCTCTGAGGTACATGAACTCGTTCACAAAGGCAACCACATTGTCGAATACAGTCACAATCAGCTTGTCTTCTGAACTTCCAGTTGTGGTTGAGTACAAGATTGCAGAGATGGGCTATATTAGGTTCTACCTGGCTCCGAAGATAGAAGAAGACGATGAAGGCGAAACCAAGCCAGAAGTTTGA